DNA from Marinagarivorans cellulosilyticus:
AAGACACTTTATCTCTGGACTCCACTTATTTGGAGTTTTGTGTTGCGTTGGCCAAGTCAGGTAACAAGTCATCACGACTTCGCAAGGAAGCTGGGCGGGTGTTGCGAGATATTGATCACCTCGGTGTTCGTCAAACACCACCAACTAAATCGCAGGCTTTGGGCGAGCGTATCGAGCAAGGGCTCGACAATTACGGTGTAGAGGAACGCCTTGACCCCGAGGGTTTCAACCAGAGAAAGAATTTTGCTCCGGATGGCTTTTTAACCAATGCGGTTATTAATTCATCAAATGATGCCAAAACAGCGGATTTTAACCAGAGCAAAAATTTTGCTCCGGATCAAAAAATAACCAATTCTAACCAGAGCAAAAATTTTGCTCTGGTTTCTGATGGTGTTTTTTGTAGTAGTTTTTGGAGTAGGAGTATTAATAACAAAGTAATAAAAACGCGTACACATGCGCGCGCGATATCAGAAGCAACACCCGCTGACATAGACGACTGGATCGAAAACTTGCACGACAAGCAGGATTACACCAGTGATCAGCTACCGCGCTATTCCGAACGTGGTGACCCTCAGCCCAAGCAGAAACCAGACTGGATGTTAAGCGACGTTGAAATTGAGCAGCTTGAAACCGGTGTAGAACCTATCGTTACATCGGAGAGCGGCCACCTTGAAATCCAATCAACAAAAATTAAATCACTGTCGGCACCATCGCAGGCTCATGGCGGTGGGGTACGGAAATACCAGAGCATTGACCCAGATAACGCGCACAACTCTGGAGGCTTCCAGGCGCAGCTAGATTACTTTTTTCCTGAAATATCCGACCCCGTTCTATCGCGGTATTCGAGCATAGGTTTTTTCGGAATACAGCCTCAAATGCCGGTGATCGCGCGCGCCATAGGTGGTCTTGAACCCCTAGAAAGGCGAGATGTTTTGCTGCAATACATGGCGAGAAAGGCCGCTTATGTCCACGGTTGGCACCATGAGGACGTCAGTAATCCTATTGGTTACATCAAGAAGCTTTGTACTCGAATTAAAAGCGGCGAGTTTATTCCAGACTCGTTTTGCGGTGAATTGATACGGTCACTGCACGAAAAGACGCCCCCCATGATTTGCGATACTCATGAGATTCGAGCGAAAAAACAAGAGATCGAGAATTACGGCGCTGAGTTTGAGCGTTGGAAAGAATTGCATAATTGAGTGAATCCGATGGCAGAGTGTAATCACTGATTACACTTCCAGAGTTAAATAGGCCCCGACAGTAAGCCTGTCACCACTGGTGACAGACCAAAAATTAAGTCACTGCCAGTGGCAAGGTGCAATCAGTGATTGCACTTCGAGAGTTAAATCGGCCTCGACAGTAAGCCTGTCACCACTGGTGACAGACCAAAAATTAAGTCACTGCCAGTGGCAAGGTGCAATCAGTGATTGCACTTCGAGAGTTAAGCGAACAGGTTGGCTACAACTTGATGATTATCAGATTTGATAACAATTGTTACTATTAAAGCAAAGGGATTAGCAAATTGACTAAGGGCGGAAATATGACCGACATAAAAAATACGAATGATGAGCAAGTTAAAAGCGCTGAGTCTTCACCGAAGAATCTAAACACCAGTGGGTTTGGGAGTTCGTTTGGGAGTTCGTTTGGGAGTTCGTTTAGACGCCCCACAATGATGCTCGACAGTGCAGCTATCCCTTGGGCTGCGAGTGGTAGTGGCGCTCGAGTGGGACCCAGCATGTCTATGGAGGCATCATTAACGCTTCACACCAAACTAGCCGTTAATTTGTGGAAGGGACGTAAGCCAACATCTGCAAAAGTGCGTGATGGTATTCCTGGTGTCTTACGTTTTGCCAAAGAAGCAAGCAAGGCATGGAACGAGGCAACAATGAGTAATCCAGTGGCCGATATGTATTTGATATTGGTCGAGGAGCGTTACGAGAAGGCGAGCCGAAAGATAGAAGAATCTACGGCCATTCTTAAAGAATTGCTCGATGTCCAAAACGTATTCGATGGCATCGGCGTAATGAACAACAATAAGCCGTTTTCGTATGAGCTCAGGTTCTCGTGCCCTTGGGGATACCTAGCATGCGCTTTACTGAAAAAATACGATGACCTAATTCGCTTAGCGTTGACGGCCAAACACATCGGCTTTCTCGGTGATCAAGATTGGAAGATTCTGGTTAACGATGTGGGTAAGGCCTTTCGCGGATTCCTGCAATCATTGGATGCATTTATCCCTGTGCCTATGGATCGCAACTGGTTTGAAAGAGGTATGACACATAAGATTGCCAAGGTGTACAAGCATTACGGGTTTGCCAATCGAGAGATGCCCAATGTGCCAGACGATATTATGAGCGGTGAGCGACGCCCCAAAGTTTGCCCGCCCATCAAAAATGAAGCAGAGCGCCAGAAGATTTGGGATGCAAATGGACCTTTTACCAATAAGGATATGTCAGAACTTGTTAAACCAATGACTATACGAGCTGATGAAGCGAAGAAAGCGCGCAAAGAAAGATACAAAGCTGAGGCAAGAAAACGATCACAGAGAGTAGAGACTGATGACAATAATAACCCCGATTGATATTCAACAAATTGTGAGTGGCACTGACTCCATACCACGCGGGATACTGTCGCGTAACCACGATCAAAAATTGTCCAAAATGGATCATCCTTTAAAAGGCCTTTTAAGGGATAAGGGGCGGAGCAGTTCGACAATTGAAGAAATG
Protein-coding regions in this window:
- a CDS encoding PFL_4669 family integrating conjugative element protein, with protein sequence MTDIKNTNDEQVKSAESSPKNLNTSGFGSSFGSSFGSSFRRPTMMLDSAAIPWAASGSGARVGPSMSMEASLTLHTKLAVNLWKGRKPTSAKVRDGIPGVLRFAKEASKAWNEATMSNPVADMYLILVEERYEKASRKIEESTAILKELLDVQNVFDGIGVMNNNKPFSYELRFSCPWGYLACALLKKYDDLIRLALTAKHIGFLGDQDWKILVNDVGKAFRGFLQSLDAFIPVPMDRNWFERGMTHKIAKVYKHYGFANREMPNVPDDIMSGERRPKVCPPIKNEAERQKIWDANGPFTNKDMSELVKPMTIRADEAKKARKERYKAEARKRSQRVETDDNNNPD